The following are encoded together in the Serratia sp. UGAL515B_01 genome:
- a CDS encoding CDP-diacylglycerol diphosphatase codes for MLLRHWLFLSAALVVAAATALYAWLKPAHPDALWHIINQQCLPNQRQNHHPAPCTQVDEQAGFVVLKDRNGPLQYLLLPSTKISGIESPQILEPETANFFVLAWQARHFMANRYGEQIDDANISLAVNSEYGRTQNQLHIHISCLQPAVKNKLAQLQVTPSEQWQPFPGGLMDKPYLFRRVSTSELQQQGAFRLLAQGVDGASENMGSYGMAMSVLPDGNFLLLAIKRNFLQLNMASAEELQDHNCKVLQ; via the coding sequence ATGTTATTGCGCCATTGGCTTTTTTTGTCTGCTGCATTAGTGGTGGCCGCCGCTACTGCTCTCTATGCCTGGCTTAAACCCGCTCACCCAGACGCACTCTGGCACATCATCAACCAACAGTGTTTACCAAACCAACGGCAAAACCACCATCCAGCCCCTTGCACTCAAGTGGACGAGCAAGCAGGATTTGTGGTGCTAAAAGACCGTAACGGACCTTTGCAATATCTGTTACTGCCAAGCACAAAAATCTCCGGTATAGAAAGCCCGCAGATTTTAGAGCCAGAAACGGCAAATTTCTTCGTATTAGCCTGGCAAGCACGCCATTTTATGGCGAATAGATACGGCGAGCAGATCGATGATGCCAATATCTCACTGGCTGTCAATTCTGAATATGGCCGTACACAAAATCAGCTGCACATCCATATCTCCTGCCTGCAACCTGCGGTAAAAAATAAACTGGCGCAGTTACAAGTCACTCCCAGCGAACAATGGCAACCATTTCCTGGCGGGCTGATGGATAAACCCTATCTGTTTCGCCGCGTTTCCACCAGTGAGCTGCAACAGCAGGGCGCATTCCGTTTGTTAGCACAAGGTGTCGACGGCGCAAGTGAAAATATGGGTAGCTATGGCATGGCGATGTCCGTACTACCCGATGGCAATTTTCTATTGTTGGCTATTAAACGCAATTTCTTGCAGTTGAATATGGCTTCAGCAGAAGAACTCCAGGATCATAACTGCAAGGTCCTGCAATAA
- a CDS encoding MFS transporter, with protein sequence MQTPIATPPDAETASAPVNSRSKVIVASLVGTAIEFFDFYIYATAAVLVFPHIFFPQGDPAAATLQSLATFAIAFVARPIGSALFGHFGDRVGRKVTLVASLLTMGISTVLIGLLPSYEAIGIFAPILLALARFGQGLGLGGEWGGAALLATENAPANKRALYGSFPQLGAPIGFFFANGTFLLLSWLLTDQQFMTWGWRVPFILSAALVLVGLYVRISLHETPVFAKIAKAGKQVKIPLGTLLSKHMKATILGTFIMLATYTLFYLMTVYSMTFGTAPEPLGLGYSRNSFLWMLMVAVIGFGVMVPIAGLLADAFGRRKTMIVITMLMIAFAFLFPSMLGSGNQVLVMAFLLIGLSIMGLTFGPMGALLPELFPTEVRYTGASFSYNVASILGASVAPYIATWLANNYGLFYVGMYLAAMASLTLIALLLMKETRHTSL encoded by the coding sequence CAGCCCCGGTTAACTCTCGGAGCAAAGTCATTGTCGCCTCTCTTGTCGGTACCGCCATCGAGTTCTTTGATTTCTATATTTACGCCACCGCTGCGGTGCTTGTGTTTCCCCATATCTTCTTCCCGCAAGGCGATCCGGCTGCGGCCACGCTACAATCTTTGGCCACTTTCGCAATTGCTTTTGTCGCACGGCCAATCGGTTCAGCCCTGTTTGGTCACTTTGGCGATCGCGTTGGGCGTAAAGTCACTCTGGTGGCCTCGCTGTTGACCATGGGGATCTCCACTGTGTTGATCGGGCTACTACCAAGTTATGAAGCGATCGGCATCTTTGCCCCTATCCTACTGGCACTGGCGCGATTCGGCCAAGGGCTTGGATTAGGTGGTGAATGGGGGGGCGCAGCTCTGCTGGCAACCGAGAACGCCCCAGCGAACAAACGGGCGCTGTATGGATCATTCCCTCAGTTAGGTGCACCGATTGGATTTTTCTTCGCCAACGGCACTTTCCTGCTGCTTTCCTGGCTGCTGACGGACCAACAGTTTATGACTTGGGGTTGGCGCGTACCTTTTATCCTTTCTGCTGCGCTGGTTCTCGTTGGCCTGTACGTCCGTATTTCACTGCATGAGACTCCCGTATTTGCCAAGATAGCCAAAGCTGGCAAACAAGTGAAGATCCCGCTAGGGACATTGTTGAGCAAACATATGAAGGCAACCATCTTGGGTACTTTCATCATGTTAGCCACTTACACGCTGTTCTACCTGATGACCGTTTACTCTATGACCTTCGGGACGGCCCCAGAACCTTTAGGATTAGGTTACTCACGCAATAGCTTTCTCTGGATGTTGATGGTAGCGGTGATTGGCTTTGGTGTCATGGTACCCATTGCGGGCTTGCTGGCCGATGCTTTTGGCCGCCGCAAGACCATGATTGTAATTACGATGCTGATGATCGCCTTTGCATTCTTGTTCCCCAGCATGTTAGGTTCGGGCAATCAGGTCTTGGTTATGGCATTCCTACTGATAGGGCTAAGCATTATGGGGCTAACCTTCGGCCCGATGGGGGCGTTGCTGCCAGAGCTATTCCCGACCGAAGTGCGATATACCGGAGCTTCGTTCTCGTATAACGTAGCCTCGATCCTGGGCGCGTCGGTTGCCCCCTATATTGCAACCTGGTTGGCTAATAATTACGGGTTGTTTTACGTAGGGATGTACTTGGCAGCCATGGCAAGCCTGACACTGATTGCTCTACTGTTGATGAAAGAAACCCGTCACACGTCACTTTAG